From the Anguilla anguilla isolate fAngAng1 chromosome 8, fAngAng1.pri, whole genome shotgun sequence genome, one window contains:
- the LOC118234723 gene encoding astrocytic phosphoprotein PEA-15-like has translation MSEYSSMLSDLSEIITAEDLEMLKSACKEDIPEDQSTAITCSNDWFSYLEKNHKLAQDKLSYIEHIFEISRRPDLLTRVIEYRTTVLKISEDDEIDTKLTRIPSAKKYKDIIRQPSEEDIIKLAPPPKKA, from the exons ATGTCGGAGTACAGCTCTATGCTGAGCGACCTGTCTGAGATCATCACCGCGGAGGACCTGGAGATGCTGAAGAGCGCCTGCAAGGAGGACATCCCCGAGGACCAGAGCACTGCCATCACCTGCTCCAACGACTGGTTCAGCTACCTGGAGAAGAACCACAAACTGGCACagg ACAAGCTGTCCTACATCGAGCACATCTTCGAGATCTCGCGCCGGCCGGACCTGCTGACGCGGGTCATCGAGTACCGCACCACCGTGCTGAAGATCTCAGAGGACGACGAGATCGACACCAAACTCACACGCATCCCGTCCGCAAAGAAGTACAAAG ATATAATTCGCCAGCCCTCTGAAGAGGACATCATcaagctggccccgccccccaagaAAGCTTGA